One Prosthecobacter dejongeii genomic window carries:
- a CDS encoding PDDEXK nuclease domain-containing protein: protein MSDLPIGLTDLPDGYADWLGELKTRIHTARQRATLAVNSELVLLYWQIGRDILARQAAQGWGAKVIDRLSQDLRAAFPEMKGFSTRNLKYMRAFAEAWPEFEMVQAPLGQLAAGEFCAASAAQIEPNEIVHQAGAQFDRNGIVQAPLAQLPWRHHGVLLDKLKSRDERLWYLRKAIENNWSRNILVMQIESGLLERSGAAVTNFALTLPKPQSDLARECLKDPYRFDFLSLTEESQEREIENALVKHVTDFLLELGAGFAFVGRQVLLDVGGEEFFMDLLFYHLKLRCYMVIELKAGKFKPEHLGQLSFYLTAVDAQVKHPQDAPTIGLLLCKSKNKVVAEYALRDKAQPLGVAEYQLVESLPPELQTSLPSIEQIESELAGDDFTEEEKG from the coding sequence ATGAGCGATCTCCCTATTGGCCTCACGGACCTGCCAGACGGTTACGCCGACTGGCTGGGTGAGCTGAAAACCCGCATTCACACCGCCCGGCAACGGGCGACATTGGCGGTGAACAGCGAATTGGTGCTGCTTTACTGGCAGATTGGCCGGGACATCCTGGCCCGGCAGGCCGCGCAGGGCTGGGGTGCGAAAGTCATTGACCGGCTCTCCCAGGATTTGCGCGCCGCGTTCCCGGAAATGAAGGGATTTTCTACCCGAAACCTGAAATACATGCGAGCGTTCGCAGAGGCGTGGCCGGAATTTGAAATGGTCCAAGCGCCTCTTGGACAATTGGCAGCAGGGGAATTTTGTGCAGCAAGCGCTGCACAAATCGAACCGAATGAAATTGTGCACCAAGCTGGTGCACAATTTGATAGGAACGGAATCGTGCAAGCTCCCCTTGCACAATTGCCATGGCGGCATCACGGCGTCCTTCTCGACAAGCTCAAGAGCCGCGATGAACGGCTTTGGTATTTGAGAAAGGCCATCGAGAACAACTGGTCGCGCAACATCCTGGTGATGCAGATCGAATCCGGCCTGCTGGAGCGCAGCGGCGCGGCGGTGACGAATTTTGCGCTGACCCTGCCCAAGCCGCAATCCGACCTGGCACGGGAATGCCTCAAGGATCCTTATCGCTTCGATTTCCTCAGCCTGACCGAGGAGTCGCAGGAACGGGAGATCGAAAATGCGCTGGTCAAACACGTCACCGACTTCCTGCTGGAACTGGGGGCGGGTTTCGCCTTCGTCGGCCGGCAGGTGCTGCTGGATGTGGGGGGGGAGGAGTTCTTCATGGACCTGCTCTTCTACCACCTGAAGCTGCGCTGCTATATGGTGATCGAGCTGAAGGCGGGAAAGTTCAAGCCAGAGCATCTAGGCCAATTGAGTTTTTACCTGACGGCGGTGGATGCCCAGGTGAAACACCCCCAGGACGCCCCAACCATCGGCCTGCTGCTGTGCAAAAGCAAAAACAAGGTGGTGGCCGAATACGCGCTGCGCGACAAGGCGCAACCGCTGGGCGTGGCTGAATACCAACTGGTGGAATCCCTGCCGCCTGAACTCCAAACCAGTCTGCCGAGCATTGAGCAGATCGAAAGTGAACTGGCGGGTGATGATTTTACGGAGGAGGAAAAGGGATGA
- a CDS encoding GIY-YIG nuclease family protein: MTDIDLDELRSELDDFALPEKASGSSAREQRIIAGFEEIERFVEQHGRRPEHGADRDIFERLYAVRLERLRASPECREVLKGRDSHGLLRTTHTTATGLVQEDVAEYHAGAAVEAVPSDDELLNVLRGEDGPGHDLTQLKHVRSREEIRAAEEVAQRNPCNDFDVFRPIFEAVQHELETGKRQTLKYKDNADVKNGDLFILDGQKVIVAEMGEPFVSDYGRPDRRLRVIYDNGTESDLLVRSLQRALNKDKASRRITEPNLGPLFSDVEAEGDLSSGLIYVLRSFSSHPFIAENRSVIHKIGVTGGDVGKRIANAKKDPTYLLADVEVMGFYKLVNINRTLLEAMIHKFFASARLDLELKDRFGGQVEPREWFLVPLPVIEEAIQKLREGKIGNYRYDPATAQIVKA; the protein is encoded by the coding sequence ATGACTGACATTGATCTGGATGAACTGAGGTCTGAACTGGACGACTTTGCGCTGCCTGAAAAGGCGAGCGGCAGTTCGGCACGGGAACAGCGCATCATTGCGGGGTTCGAAGAGATTGAGCGATTCGTCGAGCAACACGGCAGGCGGCCTGAGCATGGAGCGGACCGTGACATCTTTGAGCGGCTGTATGCCGTGCGGCTGGAGCGGCTGCGTGCCTCCCCTGAATGCCGGGAAGTGCTGAAAGGCCGAGACTCCCATGGCCTGTTAAGAACGACTCATACAACGGCAACCGGCTTGGTTCAGGAAGACGTGGCTGAATATCATGCGGGGGCAGCCGTGGAGGCTGTGCCCTCCGATGATGAATTGCTGAATGTGCTGCGTGGAGAAGATGGCCCCGGACACGACTTGACTCAGCTTAAGCATGTGCGGTCTCGCGAGGAGATCCGCGCTGCCGAGGAAGTGGCGCAGAGAAATCCATGCAATGATTTTGATGTGTTTCGGCCCATCTTTGAAGCCGTGCAGCACGAGTTGGAGACCGGAAAACGGCAGACGCTGAAATACAAGGATAATGCCGATGTGAAAAACGGCGACCTCTTCATCTTGGACGGCCAGAAGGTGATCGTGGCGGAAATGGGGGAACCCTTTGTCAGCGACTATGGGCGTCCAGATCGCAGACTCAGAGTGATCTATGATAACGGCACCGAAAGTGACCTTCTGGTGCGCTCCCTCCAACGGGCCTTGAACAAGGACAAGGCCAGCCGCCGAATTACAGAGCCGAATCTAGGGCCGCTTTTTTCAGATGTAGAGGCGGAGGGTGACCTGTCTTCCGGCTTGATCTATGTGCTTAGGAGTTTTTCGTCACATCCGTTTATCGCTGAGAACAGGTCCGTGATTCACAAGATTGGAGTCACGGGTGGCGATGTGGGAAAACGGATCGCCAACGCCAAGAAGGATCCGACTTACCTGCTGGCCGACGTGGAAGTGATGGGCTTCTACAAGCTAGTGAATATCAACCGGACTCTGCTTGAGGCTATGATCCACAAATTCTTTGCGAGTGCCCGATTGGATTTGGAACTGAAAGACCGGTTTGGCGGCCAGGTGGAGCCGAGGGAGTGGTTTTTGGTTCCTTTGCCTGTCATTGAGGAGGCGATTCAAAAACTTCGCGAAGGTAAAATTGGAAATTACCGATATGACCCGGCGACTGCACAAATTGTGAAGGCTTGA
- a CDS encoding DEAD/DEAH box helicase, translating to MSSPNQIPSVSVSYARDGSSTQANALGMRPMQELAYQKRGEQYLLIKSPPASGKSRALMFIALDKLVNQKLKQAIVVVPERSIGASFQNEPLSKFGFFADWNVEGKWNLCDAAGSENGSKVESVSKFLESDDKVLVCTHATFRSAMEKFGADVFDERLIAVDEFHHISANPDNRLGEHVRQLMARDKTHLVAMTGSYFRGDAEAVLHPDDESKFDTVTYTYYQQLNGYQYLKQLDIGYFFYSGSYVDDITKVLDSDLKTILHIPHVASRESTRRGKDTEVSEILGTLGIWKGKDPVTGFDLVERADGRILKVADLVDDGPDRHAKVLAALKDPTQKNNREHVDIIIALGMAKEGFDWIWCEHALTVGYRSSLTEIIQIIGRATRDAPGKTRARFTNLIAEPDASEQAVTEAVNDTLKAIAASLLMEQVLAPRFEFKPKNPNNGPTPGYDYGPGGYDPEKTNMGYNPTTGQIQLEIKGLAEPKSKEAERICREDLNELVTAFVQDKPSLEKGLFAGEELVPEELTQVRMGKIIQEKFPNLDTEDREAVRQHAIAALNFVQQAKKVLNEGEGAISGATGGDETKNTSLIDGVRKFAMDVRELDIDLIDRINPFGEAYAILAKSMSEERLKLVAEVIAAKRTTLTPDDAKDLAVRAFRFKKERGRLPSATSQDPWEKRMAEGAAAFVRFKDEGRYD from the coding sequence ATGAGCAGTCCCAACCAGATTCCCTCTGTCTCCGTCTCCTATGCCAGGGATGGCAGTTCCACCCAGGCCAATGCGCTGGGCATGCGGCCCATGCAGGAACTGGCTTATCAAAAACGGGGGGAGCAGTATTTACTGATCAAATCTCCCCCAGCCTCCGGCAAGAGCCGGGCGCTGATGTTCATCGCGCTGGACAAGCTGGTGAACCAAAAGCTGAAGCAGGCGATTGTGGTGGTTCCTGAGCGTTCCATCGGAGCCAGCTTCCAAAACGAACCGCTGAGCAAGTTTGGCTTTTTTGCCGATTGGAACGTGGAGGGGAAGTGGAATCTGTGTGACGCGGCAGGTTCTGAAAATGGAAGCAAGGTGGAGTCGGTGAGTAAGTTTCTCGAGAGCGACGACAAGGTGCTGGTCTGCACACATGCGACTTTCCGTTCTGCGATGGAAAAATTTGGTGCTGACGTCTTTGATGAACGCCTGATCGCCGTGGACGAATTTCACCATATTTCGGCCAATCCAGACAATCGGTTAGGCGAACATGTGCGCCAGCTCATGGCGCGGGACAAGACGCACCTCGTGGCCATGACCGGCTCCTACTTCCGGGGGGATGCGGAGGCGGTGCTCCACCCGGATGATGAATCGAAGTTTGATACGGTCACTTACACTTATTATCAGCAGCTCAATGGCTACCAATACCTGAAGCAGCTCGATATTGGTTATTTCTTCTACAGTGGCAGTTACGTGGACGACATCACCAAGGTGCTGGACTCCGATCTCAAGACCATCCTGCACATCCCACATGTGGCCTCCCGTGAGAGCACGCGGCGAGGAAAAGACACGGAGGTGAGCGAGATTCTGGGAACGCTGGGAATCTGGAAAGGGAAGGATCCGGTGACGGGATTTGATCTGGTGGAACGAGCGGATGGTCGCATCCTTAAAGTAGCCGATCTGGTAGATGATGGACCTGACCGGCATGCCAAGGTACTGGCGGCACTCAAAGACCCGACCCAAAAGAACAACCGGGAGCATGTGGACATTATCATCGCGCTGGGGATGGCCAAGGAAGGCTTTGACTGGATCTGGTGTGAGCATGCGCTGACGGTGGGCTACCGCTCCAGCCTGACGGAGATCATTCAGATCATCGGCCGGGCCACCCGTGACGCTCCTGGCAAGACGCGGGCGCGTTTTACCAATCTCATCGCCGAACCGGATGCGAGCGAGCAAGCGGTGACGGAGGCGGTGAATGACACGCTGAAGGCCATCGCCGCGAGCCTGCTCATGGAGCAGGTGCTAGCCCCGCGCTTTGAGTTCAAACCCAAGAACCCAAACAATGGCCCGACGCCTGGGTATGATTACGGTCCTGGAGGCTATGACCCGGAAAAGACCAATATGGGTTACAATCCGACGACGGGGCAAATTCAACTGGAGATCAAAGGCCTGGCAGAGCCGAAGAGCAAGGAGGCGGAACGCATTTGCCGGGAGGACCTGAATGAACTGGTGACTGCCTTTGTGCAGGACAAGCCGTCGCTGGAGAAAGGCTTGTTTGCGGGTGAGGAACTGGTGCCCGAAGAACTGACCCAGGTGCGCATGGGCAAGATCATCCAAGAGAAGTTTCCGAATCTGGACACCGAGGATCGGGAGGCAGTGCGCCAGCATGCCATCGCTGCGCTGAACTTTGTGCAACAGGCGAAAAAGGTCCTGAACGAGGGGGAAGGGGCCATCAGTGGAGCCACAGGCGGGGATGAAACCAAAAATACTTCGCTCATTGATGGAGTGAGGAAATTTGCGATGGATGTGCGTGAGCTGGACATTGACCTGATTGACCGGATCAATCCCTTTGGTGAGGCTTATGCCATCCTGGCCAAATCCATGAGCGAGGAGCGGCTGAAGCTGGTGGCGGAAGTCATAGCGGCTAAACGCACCACCCTGACACCTGACGATGCCAAAGACCTTGCAGTGCGGGCTTTCCGGTTCAAGAAGGAAAGGGGACGTCTGCCATCAGCTACATCTCAAGATCCCTGGGAAAAACGAATGGCCGAAGGTGCGGCGGCCTTCGTTCGTTTTAAAGATGAAGGGCGTTATGACTGA
- a CDS encoding class I SAM-dependent DNA methyltransferase — translation MNAVEIEEAISKLAGEPFEAQSFPYAFLEAFGNKATTIQRLKSGSTNQSDLPGGVLQRSNIHLQVCAEGTVPEALAALRESPATAKHKAKFILATDGKTFEAENLGDGGTVVCDYPDFHHHFGFFLPLAGITTVRQISENAFDIKATGRLNRLYMELLKDNPDWTTEARRGDLNHFMARLIFCFFAEDTDIFHNVGLFTATIEQMSARDSSNTHEVISEMFRAMNTPVRHEGKLDNRHREAAGIKSWANGFPYVNGGLFSESVEVPRFSKIARSYLLHVGGLDWTKINPDIFGSMIQAVADDEERGALGMHYTSVPNILKVLNPLFLDDLRAKLEEAGENARKLLNLRNRMARIRVFDPACGSGNFLVIAYKEMREIEAEINRRRGEPEIRSVIPLTNFRGIELRHFSCEIARLALIIAEYQCNVLYRGQQLALAEFLPLEAANWITCGNALRIDWLSVCPPTGKGVKTKAEDLFETPLNQAEIDFENEGGETYICGNPPYKGSQTQTASQKSELAQVFDAHGVSAKQIDYVGGWFLKAAEYGKTVSCGSAFVSTNSICQGRIVPILWPLIYRLGSKINFARTSFKWANLAAHNAGVTVVVVGISNLEINKKLLFSEDAAGRDSVRVVNVINAYLAPSNDVFIEGRRQALSDISHMSFGNMPVDGGGLLLSASEHSQLGLDKADDRLFVKRAFGSAEFIRGIVRYCLWIEDANLSAAKQNHLIVERIEKVKSMRLESKDKGTKSLAEKPHQFREMYSCDNHLLIVPSVSSEAREYFPVGVLNSRSTVTNLAFALYDAPLWNMALIASRLHLVWIGTVCGKLKTDYRYSNTLGWNTFPVPTLTEQNKADLTRCAEDILLAREAHFPATIADLYDPETMPDNLRAAHERNDETLERIYIGRRFKNDTERLEKLFELYTQMTSTPSVSRTPPRSASVVAQSKSSK, via the coding sequence ATGAACGCCGTCGAAATTGAAGAAGCCATTTCAAAACTGGCGGGTGAGCCTTTTGAGGCCCAGAGCTTTCCATATGCGTTTTTGGAAGCTTTTGGTAACAAGGCCACCACCATCCAGCGGCTAAAGAGCGGCAGTACCAATCAGTCGGATCTTCCCGGCGGCGTGCTTCAGCGCAGCAACATCCACCTCCAGGTCTGTGCGGAGGGCACCGTGCCAGAGGCTCTGGCGGCTTTGCGGGAAAGCCCGGCCACGGCCAAGCACAAGGCGAAGTTCATCCTGGCCACAGATGGGAAAACCTTCGAGGCAGAAAACCTGGGAGATGGCGGCACGGTGGTGTGTGATTACCCAGATTTTCACCATCACTTCGGGTTCTTCCTGCCTTTGGCAGGCATCACCACAGTCAGGCAGATCAGTGAAAACGCCTTCGACATCAAGGCCACTGGGCGCCTGAACCGCCTCTACATGGAGCTGCTCAAGGACAACCCCGACTGGACCACCGAAGCCCGGCGCGGCGACCTGAACCACTTCATGGCCCGGCTCATCTTCTGCTTCTTTGCGGAGGATACCGACATCTTCCACAATGTAGGCCTCTTCACCGCCACCATCGAGCAGATGAGCGCCCGGGATTCATCGAATACCCATGAAGTGATTTCGGAAATGTTCCGGGCCATGAACACCCCGGTGCGCCATGAGGGGAAGCTGGACAATCGCCACCGCGAGGCCGCAGGCATCAAGAGCTGGGCAAACGGGTTCCCGTACGTGAATGGCGGGCTGTTTTCGGAAAGTGTCGAAGTGCCGCGTTTCAGCAAGATCGCCCGTTCCTATCTTCTTCATGTGGGCGGGCTGGACTGGACCAAGATCAATCCGGACATCTTTGGCTCCATGATCCAGGCCGTGGCGGATGATGAAGAACGCGGTGCCCTGGGCATGCACTATACCAGTGTGCCCAACATCCTCAAGGTGCTGAACCCATTGTTTCTGGATGACCTGCGGGCGAAGCTGGAGGAGGCCGGGGAAAATGCCCGCAAGCTGCTGAATCTGCGCAACCGCATGGCGCGCATTAGGGTCTTCGATCCAGCCTGTGGTTCGGGCAATTTTCTTGTCATCGCCTACAAAGAGATGCGGGAGATCGAAGCAGAGATTAACCGCCGCCGTGGTGAGCCGGAGATTCGTTCCGTCATCCCCCTAACCAACTTTAGAGGCATTGAACTACGACATTTCTCCTGCGAGATCGCCCGGCTGGCCCTCATCATTGCCGAGTACCAGTGCAACGTCCTTTACCGGGGCCAGCAACTTGCCCTCGCAGAGTTCTTGCCCCTGGAAGCGGCCAACTGGATTACGTGTGGCAATGCTTTGCGCATTGACTGGCTGAGTGTCTGTCCTCCTACGGGTAAAGGCGTGAAGACGAAGGCCGAGGATTTGTTCGAGACGCCGCTGAATCAGGCGGAAATTGATTTCGAGAATGAGGGTGGGGAGACTTATATTTGCGGGAATCCGCCTTACAAAGGAAGCCAAACTCAAACAGCGAGTCAAAAATCAGAACTGGCACAAGTCTTCGATGCGCACGGGGTTTCGGCGAAACAGATTGATTATGTAGGCGGGTGGTTTCTGAAAGCCGCTGAGTATGGAAAAACTGTAAGCTGCGGAAGTGCCTTCGTGAGCACTAATTCGATATGCCAAGGACGCATTGTTCCAATTTTATGGCCTCTTATTTATAGACTTGGTTCCAAAATCAACTTTGCGCGCACCTCTTTTAAATGGGCAAACTTAGCCGCACATAACGCTGGGGTAACCGTTGTAGTAGTCGGAATTTCCAACTTGGAAATAAATAAGAAGCTTCTGTTTTCTGAAGACGCTGCTGGCCGTGACTCGGTTCGAGTAGTCAATGTCATCAACGCTTACCTGGCTCCTTCGAATGACGTTTTTATCGAAGGACGCAGACAGGCTTTAAGCGACATCTCGCACATGAGCTTTGGGAATATGCCTGTCGATGGTGGCGGTCTTCTTTTGTCAGCGAGCGAACACTCTCAATTAGGATTGGATAAAGCTGATGACAGGCTTTTCGTTAAGCGCGCATTTGGCTCAGCGGAATTTATCCGTGGAATTGTGAGATATTGCCTTTGGATTGAAGACGCCAATCTGTCAGCCGCAAAACAAAACCACCTAATCGTCGAGCGAATTGAAAAAGTGAAGTCCATGCGACTTGAGAGTAAAGACAAAGGCACGAAGTCATTAGCTGAAAAACCCCATCAATTTCGCGAGATGTATTCTTGTGATAACCATTTATTAATTGTCCCTTCAGTCTCTTCGGAAGCTCGAGAATACTTTCCAGTCGGTGTTTTGAATTCGCGCTCAACGGTCACTAACCTCGCTTTCGCTCTCTACGACGCCCCGCTCTGGAACATGGCACTCATTGCTTCCCGTCTCCACCTCGTTTGGATCGGCACGGTCTGCGGCAAGCTCAAAACCGATTATCGCTATTCCAACACCCTCGGTTGGAACACCTTTCCGGTCCCCACATTAACCGAGCAAAACAAAGCCGACCTGACGCGTTGCGCGGAGGACATTCTTCTGGCCCGGGAGGCGCATTTCCCGGCGACGATTGCGGATCTTTATGATCCGGAGACAATGCCGGACAATCTGCGGGCGGCGCATGAGCGCAATGATGAGACGCTGGAGCGCATTTACATTGGACGCCGGTTTAAGAATGACACGGAAAGGCTGGAGAAGCTGTTTGAGCTTTATACCCAGATGACTAGCACCCCGTCTGTTAGTCGTACCCCGCCGCGCTCAGCGTCAGTTGTTGCGCAAAGTAAGTCTTCCAAGTAA
- a CDS encoding DNA-directed RNA polymerase subunit omega → MKAELVEQAALIVKDPPILINMVSKRVKQLTSGRAPLVERRAGMREADIALMEIIQGKIKAEYHVKDA, encoded by the coding sequence ATGAAAGCCGAACTCGTCGAACAAGCTGCCCTTATCGTCAAAGATCCGCCGATCCTGATCAACATGGTCTCGAAGCGAGTGAAACAGCTTACCTCTGGCCGTGCGCCTCTGGTGGAGCGCCGCGCTGGTATGCGGGAAGCTGACATCGCGCTCATGGAAATCATCCAGGGCAAGATCAAGGCTGAATACCACGTGAAGGACGCCTAA
- a CDS encoding phenylacetate--CoA ligase family protein, translated as MTPEEAQAQLDQQVRETIQWHFSPETGCPFWLDFAKKNFDPRGEVNSFADLIAKFDHFQDENLRDLQPEVWVPAAFKGKPFNIFETGGTTGMPKQRIGWNDYKTDYEEFSGKIKDEHFPPGGAWLMVGPTGPRRLRLAIEHLANFRGSSCYFIDLDPRFVKKLISNKQFDVARQYMDHVVDQATLILKNRKVTGLFTTPKLLEALAEKVDLYDAGIRGAFVGGTTMTPQYVRFMVEEVLEGRIGFYPTYGNTLMGLAASVPLTPEDQFSVTYYAPQPRAVLRVVDPKNTSQVVDYDTWGRVELTTLTKEFFMPRFLERDEAMRRRPRNQYAWDGVADVRPFGAMEKTIVEGVY; from the coding sequence ATGACCCCCGAAGAAGCCCAAGCCCAACTCGACCAGCAAGTGCGTGAAACCATTCAGTGGCATTTCAGCCCGGAGACAGGCTGCCCGTTCTGGCTGGACTTCGCGAAGAAGAATTTTGACCCTCGCGGTGAGGTTAACAGCTTTGCCGACCTGATCGCGAAGTTCGATCACTTCCAGGACGAAAACCTGCGCGACTTGCAGCCTGAGGTGTGGGTGCCTGCTGCGTTTAAGGGCAAGCCTTTCAACATCTTTGAAACCGGCGGCACCACCGGGATGCCGAAGCAGCGCATCGGCTGGAACGATTACAAGACGGACTACGAAGAATTCAGCGGCAAGATCAAGGACGAGCACTTCCCGCCGGGCGGTGCGTGGCTGATGGTGGGCCCTACGGGTCCGCGCCGCCTGCGTTTGGCCATCGAGCATCTGGCGAATTTCCGGGGCAGCTCCTGCTACTTCATTGACCTGGACCCGCGCTTTGTGAAGAAGCTCATTTCGAACAAGCAGTTCGATGTGGCGCGTCAGTACATGGACCACGTGGTGGACCAGGCGACGCTGATCCTGAAGAACCGCAAAGTGACCGGTCTGTTCACCACACCGAAGCTGCTGGAAGCCCTGGCTGAAAAGGTGGACCTCTATGATGCAGGCATCCGTGGCGCGTTTGTGGGAGGTACGACGATGACCCCGCAGTATGTGCGTTTCATGGTGGAAGAAGTGCTGGAAGGCCGCATCGGCTTCTACCCGACGTATGGCAACACCCTCATGGGCCTGGCTGCCAGCGTGCCGCTGACTCCGGAAGACCAGTTCTCCGTCACCTACTACGCCCCCCAGCCGCGTGCGGTGCTGCGTGTGGTAGACCCGAAAAACACCTCCCAAGTCGTGGACTACGACACCTGGGGCCGCGTGGAATTGACGACGCTTACGAAGGAATTCTTCATGCCCCGCTTCCTGGAGCGCGACGAAGCCATGCGCCGCCGCCCACGCAACCAGTATGCCTGGGACGGCGTCGCCGACGTCCGCCCCTTCGGCGCGATGGAGAAGACCATTGTCGAAGGCGTGTATTAA
- a CDS encoding sugar phosphate isomerase/epimerase family protein has translation MTPTYPSRRQFLQTLTAAVAASATGLRAADKEPLFKISLAEWSLNKGMFRKEGAEPIEHLDFCKIARSLGIDGVEYVNQMFADKALDKAYLDDMKKRQADEGVKGLLIMVDREGNLGDSDAEKQAKTVENHLKWLDAAQHLGCHSIRVNAASDPKLSYDEQMKHAAHGLHALCVEADKRGLFVVVENHGGLSSHGLWLTGVMKMADHARVGILPDFGNFYTDRNKGELYNPYKGLREFMPWVKQGMSAKAYDWDTGAGKFYTEDRREGREMSLDYQRLIEIVVKAGYRGYIGIEYEGSKHTEIEGIKRTKQALEEVRALLS, from the coding sequence ATGACCCCCACCTACCCCTCCCGCCGCCAGTTTCTCCAAACCCTCACCGCCGCCGTGGCCGCCTCCGCCACCGGTCTGCGCGCAGCCGACAAAGAACCCCTCTTCAAAATCTCCCTGGCCGAGTGGTCCCTGAACAAAGGCATGTTCAGAAAGGAAGGCGCCGAACCCATCGAGCACCTCGACTTCTGCAAAATCGCCCGCAGCCTCGGCATTGATGGCGTCGAATACGTCAACCAGATGTTCGCCGACAAAGCCCTCGACAAGGCCTACCTCGACGACATGAAAAAGCGCCAAGCTGATGAAGGTGTTAAGGGGCTGCTAATCATGGTTGATCGCGAAGGCAATCTCGGCGACTCCGACGCCGAAAAACAAGCAAAAACCGTAGAAAATCACCTCAAATGGCTCGACGCCGCCCAGCACCTCGGCTGCCACAGCATCCGCGTCAACGCCGCCAGCGATCCAAAACTTAGCTACGATGAACAAATGAAACACGCCGCCCACGGCCTCCACGCCCTCTGCGTCGAAGCCGACAAGCGTGGCCTGTTTGTCGTCGTCGAAAACCACGGCGGCCTCTCCAGCCACGGCCTGTGGCTGACCGGCGTCATGAAGATGGCCGACCATGCCCGCGTCGGCATCCTCCCAGATTTCGGCAATTTCTACACCGACCGCAACAAAGGCGAGCTCTACAATCCCTACAAAGGGCTCCGTGAATTCATGCCCTGGGTGAAACAAGGTATGAGCGCCAAAGCTTATGACTGGGACACCGGTGCCGGGAAATTTTACACCGAAGACCGCCGCGAAGGCCGCGAAATGAGCCTGGACTACCAGCGTCTCATCGAAATCGTGGTTAAGGCTGGCTACCGCGGCTACATCGGAATCGAGTATGAAGGCAGCAAACACACGGAGATCGAAGGCATCAAGCGGACCAAGCAGGCGCTGGAAGAAGTGCGTGCGCTGCTAAGCTGA
- a CDS encoding glutathione peroxidase: protein MKVLSTLLALVAIASSATAGSLYDVPVKDIDGKETTLKPYEGKVMLIVNVASKCGNTKQYTELQALHKEFEKEGLAILGFPSNDFGGQEPGTNEEIKEFCSSKYKVSFPLYDKVVVKGENKHPLYQQLSGPESPFPGDVKWNFGKFLVGRDGKIIARFEPKVKPDDVAVTTAIKEALAKK from the coding sequence ATGAAAGTACTTTCTACCCTTCTGGCGCTGGTCGCCATCGCCTCTTCCGCTACGGCGGGCTCTCTTTACGATGTTCCTGTGAAGGACATTGACGGCAAGGAAACGACCCTGAAGCCCTACGAGGGCAAGGTGATGCTGATCGTGAACGTCGCCTCCAAGTGCGGCAACACAAAGCAGTACACGGAACTGCAGGCGCTGCACAAGGAGTTCGAAAAGGAGGGTCTGGCGATCCTGGGCTTCCCGAGCAATGACTTCGGCGGTCAGGAGCCAGGGACCAATGAAGAGATCAAAGAGTTTTGCTCCTCCAAGTATAAGGTGAGTTTTCCACTTTATGACAAAGTGGTGGTGAAGGGTGAAAACAAGCACCCTCTGTATCAGCAATTGAGCGGTCCAGAGTCCCCCTTCCCTGGCGATGTGAAGTGGAACTTCGGCAAGTTCCTGGTGGGTCGCGATGGCAAAATCATCGCTCGTTTTGAGCCCAAGGTGAAGCCGGACGACGTCGCGGTGACGACGGCGATCAAGGAAGCACTGGCGAAGAAGTAA